GTAGAAAGTAGGGACTAAAATGAAATTTGATAGACATAGAAGACTTCGTTCTTCTCAAACAATGAGAGACATGGTTCGCGAAACACATGTAAGAAAAGAAGATTTAATTTACCCAATTTTTGTAGTTGAAAAAGATGATGTTAAAACTGAAATCAAATCATTACCTGGCGTATATCAAATCAGTTTAAATTTATTACACAATGAAATTAAAGAAGCGTATGACTTAGGTATTAGAGCAATTATGTTCTTTGGTGTACCAAACGATAAAGATGATGTTGGTTCTGGTGCATATGATCATAATGGAGTAGTGCAAGAAGCAACACGCATTGCTAAAAAAATGTATAGTGACTTATTGATTGTTGCTGACACATGTCTATGTGAATATACTGATCATGGTCACTGTGGTGTGATTGACGACCACACACATGATGTAGATAACGATAAATCATTACCATTACTAGTCAAAACAGCAATTTCTCAAGTAGAAGCAGGTGCAGATATCATTGCACCAAGTAATATGATGGATGGATTTGTTACTGAAATTAGACAAGGACTTGATGATGCCGGTTATCAAAATGTACCAATCATGAGTTATGGTATTAAATATGCTTCAAGTTTCTTTGGGCCATTCAGAGACGCTGCTGATTCAGCGCCTTCTTTCGGCGATCGAAAAACATATCAAATGGATCCTGCCAACCGTTTAGAGGCATTGAGAGAACTTGAAAGTGACTTAAAAGAAGGTTGTGACATGATGATTGTTAAACCTGCTTTAAGTTATTTAGATATCGTTAGAGATGTTAAAAATCATACTAATATTCCTGTTGTTGCATACAATGTTAGTGGTGAATATAGTATGACAAAAGCTGCTGCATTAAATGGTTGGATTGATGAAGAAAAGATTGTGATGGAACAAATGGTTTCAATGAAACGTGCCGGTGCAGATATGATTATTACTTATTTTGCTAAAGATATTTGTCATTATTTAGATAAATAACAAAGAGGATAATAAAGAGGAGGCAACATTTATGGGATATGAAAAATCAATTAAAGCAATGGAAATTGCTGAAGATTTAATGCCTGGCGGTGTAAATAGTCCAGTACGTGCTTTTAAATCAGTGGACACACCTGCAATTTTTATGGATCATGCAGAAGGTTCAAAAATATATGATATTGACGGTAATGAATATATTGATTATGTGTTAAGTTGGGGGCCGCTTATTTTAGGGCATAAAAATAAACAAGTTATCGAAAATCTTCATAAGGCAGTGGATAATGGCACTAGTTTTGGTGCCTCTACATTACAAGAAAATAAACTAGCACAATTAGTAATTGATAGAGTACCTTCAATTGAAAAAGTTAGAATGGTATCTTCAGGCACAGAAGCTACATTAGATACATTAAGATTAGCGCGTGGTTATACTGGACGCAATAAAATTGTTAAATTTGAAGGCTGTTACCACGGACATAGCGATTCATTATTAATTAAAGCTGGCTCAGGTGTGGCAACATTAGGTTTACCTGATTCACCTGGTGTACCTGAAGGCATTGCTAAAAATACAATAACTGTGCCATATAATGATTTAGATTCATTACGTTTGGCTTTTGAAAAATATGGTGATGATATCGCTGGAGTTATTGTTGAACCAGTTGCTGGTAATATGGGTGTAGTGCCACCTGTGGAAGGTTTTTTACAAGGATTAAGAGACATTACTAATGAATACGGTTCTTTATTGATTTTTGATGAAGTTATGACTGGCTTTAGAGTTGGTTATAACTGTGCCCAAGGTTATTTTGGTGTCACACCAGATTTAACATGTTTAGGCAAAGTAATAGGTGGTGGTTTACCTGTTGGAGCGTTTGGCGGTAAAAAAGAGATTATGGACCATATTGCACCAGTAGGCAATATTTATCAAGCAGGTACTTTATCAGGTAATCCATTAGCAATGACAAGTGGATATGAAACACTTAGTCAATTGACACCTGAATCATATGATTATTTTAATGAACTTGGAGATTTACTTGAAAAAGGATTAAAAGAAGTCTTTGCTAAGCATCAAGTTCCTATCACTGTTAATAGAGCTGGCTCAATGATTGGTTATTTCTTAAATGAAGGGCCAGTCACAAACTTTGAACAAGCCAATAAAAGTGACTTGAAATTATTTAGTGAGATGTATAGAGAAATGGCAAAAGAAGGCGTATTCTTACCACCATCTCAATTTGAAGGCACTTTCTTATCAACGGCGCATACTCAAGAAGATATTGAAAAAACAATTCAAGCATTTGATAATTCATTAAGTCGTATTGTAAAATAAAAATTAAATTAATGATATTTTAGCCTGGGATATCTCATTATACCCAGGCTCTTAATTTATATAAGTAAATTTCACATCATTTCACACATTTATAAAAGGTAGTGTGCGTATGAAAATAATAAATAGAAATAACCTAATTATATTAGCATTATCCATTTTTATAAGTTTGCTATTAAAGGTATCACATATATTATTACCTTTTATGTTCGGGCCCATTATAGCGGCTATAATATGTATAAAAATATTTAAATTAAACATTAAATGGCCGTTTTGGATCAGTCAAATTGGGTTGATTTGTTTAGGTGTTCAAATAGGATCAACATTCACTAGAACTGTCATAAAAGATATTCAAGCAAGTTGGTTAACAATTATTCTTGTATCAGTTCTTTTGCTCGTATTAGCACTATTAATCGCATTATTATTTAAGAAGATTGCAGATGTAAATACCGAAACAGCTGTACTAAGTGTCATTCCGGGTGCTTTAAGCCAAATGTTAGTCATGGCAGAGGAAGATAAAAAGGCGAATATTTTAGTTGTTAGTTTAACACAAACATCAAGAATTATTTTCGTTGTTATTTTAGTACCTTTAATTTCATATTTCTTTCAAAATGATCATAGTAGCGGAGAACCAATAGTTAAAGCGAAACCGTTAACTGATATTTTAAACATTTGGCAATTTATATTTCTTGTGTTAGCAATCATTGTAGTTTATTGGATAATGGCTAAGATCAATTTTCCAACAAAACAATTATTGGCACCAATTATAGTCTTAATCATTTGGAATATTACGACTGATATAACATTTGCATTAGATAATTGGTTACTAGCATCAGCACAAGTAGTG
The DNA window shown above is from Staphylococcus sp. M0911 and carries:
- a CDS encoding AbrB family transcriptional regulator; protein product: MKIINRNNLIILALSIFISLLLKVSHILLPFMFGPIIAAIICIKIFKLNIKWPFWISQIGLICLGVQIGSTFTRTVIKDIQASWLTIILVSVLLLVLALLIALLFKKIADVNTETAVLSVIPGALSQMLVMAEEDKKANILVVSLTQTSRIIFVVILVPLISYFFQNDHSSGEPIVKAKPLTDILNIWQFIFLVLAIIVVYWIMAKINFPTKQLLAPIIVLIIWNITTDITFALDNWLLASAQVVYMIRIGLQIARLLSDLKGRIAVAIAFQNIMLILSAFVMVCILHFFTHDSINELFLGAAPGGMSQIVLVAIETGADVAMISSYHIFRIFFILFLIAPLINYFLKYRAKRS
- the hemL gene encoding glutamate-1-semialdehyde 2,1-aminomutase, which gives rise to MGYEKSIKAMEIAEDLMPGGVNSPVRAFKSVDTPAIFMDHAEGSKIYDIDGNEYIDYVLSWGPLILGHKNKQVIENLHKAVDNGTSFGASTLQENKLAQLVIDRVPSIEKVRMVSSGTEATLDTLRLARGYTGRNKIVKFEGCYHGHSDSLLIKAGSGVATLGLPDSPGVPEGIAKNTITVPYNDLDSLRLAFEKYGDDIAGVIVEPVAGNMGVVPPVEGFLQGLRDITNEYGSLLIFDEVMTGFRVGYNCAQGYFGVTPDLTCLGKVIGGGLPVGAFGGKKEIMDHIAPVGNIYQAGTLSGNPLAMTSGYETLSQLTPESYDYFNELGDLLEKGLKEVFAKHQVPITVNRAGSMIGYFLNEGPVTNFEQANKSDLKLFSEMYREMAKEGVFLPPSQFEGTFLSTAHTQEDIEKTIQAFDNSLSRIVK
- the hemB gene encoding porphobilinogen synthase, whose amino-acid sequence is MKFDRHRRLRSSQTMRDMVRETHVRKEDLIYPIFVVEKDDVKTEIKSLPGVYQISLNLLHNEIKEAYDLGIRAIMFFGVPNDKDDVGSGAYDHNGVVQEATRIAKKMYSDLLIVADTCLCEYTDHGHCGVIDDHTHDVDNDKSLPLLVKTAISQVEAGADIIAPSNMMDGFVTEIRQGLDDAGYQNVPIMSYGIKYASSFFGPFRDAADSAPSFGDRKTYQMDPANRLEALRELESDLKEGCDMMIVKPALSYLDIVRDVKNHTNIPVVAYNVSGEYSMTKAAALNGWIDEEKIVMEQMVSMKRAGADMIITYFAKDICHYLDK